The genomic stretch TATTCCTGTCAGTTTAAGAATGATTCAAAACAAGCCTACAATGCTTTGTGGAATACTGATAACAAGCCACCAAATTTATGTTTCTATAGCTATGTTTGCCACATGATCATGATAATACTGTATAGAGAAAAGAACCTAGGAAGAAGGCAACTGATAATCAACTACTGGGGTATCTGTTTACTTGCAAGGCCAACATGATTTCTGAGATCTCTGGCTTCCCTTATCACAGCCTAGTACCCAACACTGTAACAAGTTAGGAAAATGCATGTTCAGCTTATACGATTCCTGTGAGAAAAGAAATTCAGAATAAGTTAGCAAAGAGGAAGTCCTGATATCCCATTACTGAAAATGAAGGAAATGAGGAAACCTACATCAAAAGGAAAGCCCAGTTCAGCTGGGCAAGCCTTCGCACCTCGTTCCATCATGTCTGGGTGCATGTCTGTGGTGTTGTATGTAGTGCTGCTGATCACACACATGGGTCCAGTCAAGTGAGCCTAGACATTTGTTTCATGTATTAACAGGAAATTATGAATTCAGGCTAAAATTATCTAAAAATAACCATCCGAAGATAACTTAAAAAAATACCGGAATATTTTAtgatttgccacacttttcttcGAAGTGTCTATTATTTGCCACATGACCATCACATGTCAGTGAGACATAAAATGGCAAATGATAGAAGTGcaaagaaaagtgtggcaaattgTAAAATTCCCAAAGTCTGAATTTTATGTTACACGTGTAGTTGCAATTCATTTGTAGTATCCCATTATCATGAATACATAGATGTGATGGAGGGTTTTAGTTGCCTGGTAACAAAAAATTCAGACTGAACCCATGTACTGTGAGCCTCTTCCGCATTAAC from Lolium rigidum isolate FL_2022 chromosome 4, APGP_CSIRO_Lrig_0.1, whole genome shotgun sequence encodes the following:
- the LOC124648476 gene encoding uncharacterized protein LOC124648476; the encoded protein is MCVISSTTYNTTDMHPDMMERGAKACPAELGFPFDESYKLNMHFPNLLQCWVLGCDKGSQRSQKSCWPCNTTYLLLYNRKFYLAMLILGYYAMRRTSGKDAKECAGQHNLLGEIHNCSRYKQFL